TAAGCCTCCCGGTAAGCTTTCAGAAGATCTGATCAAACTGATAAAATCCCTTACAGGTAAAGGCCTCTTATTCGGTGACTGGGAGGCTCAACAGAAACTTTCTCAGAAGATTTACGAGTATTTTAACTCTTAAGCCTAATTCAAAAAGTGAAAAAAAATCCCTCCTTAGGTTTGGGACCTAAGGAGGGATAAAAGCTCTGGTTAAAACTGGTAGAGAAGTTGAACTCTAAAGAAGTTTGCGGTAAGAGAATGGTCGTAGTAAAAATCTCCAGGGTTTAAAACCTCATACTGTAAGAAGCCAGAGAGGTTTTTGTTAAACTTATGGCTTAAAAGTAAGGCTAAAAGATCCCCCCTGTTTTTACCGTTTCCAAACATATCCTTAGGAGTAGAGGTAGCCTTTTCGTCTGCTAAAAGTTTTTGATAGCTTATTTTAAACTCAGTGTTTGTAAAGGGCTGTAATTTTACGGTAATCATCGGAGCCTTTAGGTTAGTCCAGTATCCTGGAATGGGCCCACCTTTAGAGGAGGTTTCATAGATGTAGGTATAAAAGAGAAGTTCGTTCCAAAGAGGGGCACGGGAAAAAAGTGGGTTAAATCCTTCGTTTTTCTTGGTCTTAGGGTCATCTCCTGAAAGATAGACATAACCTATTTCTACTTCAGGCTTTACAGGACATTTTTCAAACTTTCTAGTTAAAAAGACATATCCTCCAAGGCCAGACCTGTCGGTATCGTTGTGGTATTCTCCCCATTGTTTGGCAATCTCACCTCTTAACGTATAGCTGCCGATTTTGTAAACCGCCCTAAATCCTACAGTATGGATATAACTTGATGTGCTTATTACCTGAGATTTTTCCTCTTTTTTGTAGATGTAATAGGGCTCTACTTTTAAAGCCTCAGAAAGAGTATGCCTTCCATAAACCCAAAAACCTCTTTCGTTAGACGCTGTAAGCCTTTTTTTATGTTCTATATAATTTATATTTTTTCCGTCATCATAAGAAGGATGGATTACCGGAAGATAGACATCCCTTTGAGGGTTTGAGACAAAAACCAAGTCTACCGTGTGTTTGGGGCTAAAAAGTAAGGTAGCTTTCAAAGCATTAAAGTAAAAGGACCTTGAGCCATCGTTAGGGGTTCCTTCTGAAATCAAAAAGCCTTCTCCGTACATATCTTTTCCAAGAAAATCTTGTCTCCCAATCCTAAAGTTAACAGGTAAGCCGAAAGGTTTTTTAAGGTCTATATACAGATTGTCTACAAAGATTTCATCCTGGTCAAAATGCCTTCTTTCTTGATTATCCTTTAGGATCAGATAATTTGGTCCCATGTGATACTTAGGTTCTGTAGCTAATCTTACATAAAGGGAGGTAGAGTTGTTAAAGGTAATTTTATCCCAAGCCTGTATTCTGAGTCTAAAAAAATTACGGTCTTTATTGGTATTCTTTGTGAGATTTTGATATCCCATAGACACTATGTTGTCCCATAACTCATAACGCAGCCTTACAGAGCCTCCAAATTCGTGGTCCAAACCCAACCCAAATCCTGGGGTTAGCAGCAAAAACCAAAGAAATAAAAAGCTAAACAGAGCCTTTCTCATAACCTCCTCCGTTTTTAAATTAATTAAATGAAGACAATTTGTTAACGTTATTTGTCCAGATTAGTTAACCATAAAGATTTTTAAAATGTTTGTGAAAAAATTAGCAAAGACAGATTTCTACTTCTTCGTCTTTTTCTACTCCAAGGAGGTCATCAGGGATGATTAGCAATCCATCAGCTTTAACCAACGACATAATAAGCCCTGATTTAGAAAGAAGAGGGACGGCGTAAAGTTCTCCGTTTTTTTCCTCAAGATAAACCCGGATAAAGTCAGTTCTACCTGCTTGAGATTGGATACTTTTAGCCATTTTAGCTTTGACAAAAGGGGTATAGTTTTTAGAGGATAATCCCATCAATCTTTGCATAACAGGTCTAACAAAAAGAAAAAAGCAGATGTATACGGCTACAGGATGTCCTGGCAATCCAAATACAGGTTTATGGTTGCATATCCCGGCGATAACAGGTTTGCCTGGTTTTATAGAGACCCCATGAAAAAGAACCCCTGGAGGACCAAGTTCTTCTATTATTTTAGCGGTTACGTCTTTGGTCCCTGCACTGGTCCCACCGGTAATAAGCACTATGTCTGTTTGACGGTGGGCTTCGGTAACCACCTCTTTTATGGCTTGATAGTCATCTTGAACTATACCAAACTTAACAGGTATACCACCTTCTTCTATAATCATTCCTGCTAAGGTAAAGGAGTTTATGTCTCTAACTTTCCCCGGAGACACCTTTTCATGATGAGGGATGATCTCGTCTCCGGTAAGAATAATTCCTACTTTAGGTTTTGAGACCACCTTTATTTTAGTAAAGCCTAACCCTGCAAGACCTCCTATATGATGAGGTTTAAGTTTGGTTCCTGCAGGGATAACAAGCTCTCCTTTTTTAATATCTTCATCTTCCAAGATAACGTTTTCTAAAGGACCTACTGGTTTTAAAACCTCTATCAGGTCTGAGGATACTACGTTTACATGTTCTACCATCACAACCGCATCTGCTCCCTTAGGAAGCATCCCACCGGTAGGTATATAAGCTGCCTCTCCTGGGTTTAACTCAAAAGAGGGGGCTTCTCCCATCAACACCTCGCCTTTTACCATGAGGTAGGCAGGCATGGTATCCTTAGCCCCAAAGGTGTCTTGAGCTCTTACGGCAAAACCATCTACCGTAGAACGTCTAAACCCAGGGAGGTCTTCAGGAGAAAAAATGTCTTCTGCAGAGACCCTAAAATAGGCTTCTTCTATAGGGATTTCCTCGATAGAGAGATTTTTAAACGGGACTTTGTCTAAAAGAAGGTTTAAGGCCTCTTTAAGGGATAGGTATTGTTTATCCAGCATAAAAAAATTATAATAGACTTTTAAAAAATTACTACCAAGCTTTTTGGTTTTAGATAGGTTTGAAAAGAACTTTTATTTTACGATTTCTCCTTCTTTTAAATTATTTTCGATAACTCTTTTTAAGACTTCCTTTGCAGGGCCTATGACCCTATCTATTACTCTTATCTTTTTCCATAAAAGATACTGATAATAAGTTTCTTCTATCCCCCCGCAAACTACAAGGTCAACGTTTTCTGCTAAAATAAAACTGCAAAGTTCTTCAGGAGAAGAACGTGGCAGAATAACTGTCCTTACTTTTTCCCCTTTGTTTTCTGCGATAAGTACTTCTCTGGTAAGGTCAAACCTTGGGGCTACATGGTCTTTTTCTAGAGTAATCAATATTTTCATTTTAGGCTAACCCGTATTTTTTTAACTTTCTCCAAAGGGTACTTCTTGCCCAACCAAGCATTTTAGCTGCTTCAGTCTTCTTACCCCTACAACTTGTCAACGCATCAATAATTCTTTTTTTTTCGATCTCAGCCCAGGTAAAACTTTCAATTTTTTGAGTTCTTATAGCAGACCAATCTTTAGCTAAAGTTTGTTGTTGGTCTTCTTCCTCTTCTTTTATGGCAGTAAATAAATATTCTGGGAGATGTTTTTCTGTAATCAATTCATCTGAACAAACATGAACAGCATATTCCACTATGTTTTTTAGCTCTCTTATGTTTCCAGGGTATTTATAAGACCTTAGCACCTTTAAAACTTGTTCCGAAAAGCCTTTGATTTTTTTATGAGCTTTTTCAGAAAATTCTTTGAGAAAATAGTCAGCTAAAATCAATATGTCATCTCCCCTTTCTCTAAGAGGGGGAAGTTGTACTTTTAACACATTCAGTCTATAAAACAAATCTTCTCTAAATTTTCCCTCTTTAACCATCTGTCTTAAATTTTTATTGGTTGCCACAATCACCCTTACGTCTACTTTTACTTTTTGGGAACTACCTAACGGATAAAACTCTTTATCGTCTAAAAAAGTTAGTAGTTTTACCTGAAGGGTAAAGGGTAGGTCTCCTATTTCTGTAAGGAAAAGAGTCCCTCCATTGGCTAATTTTATCATTCCTGGTTTGTCAGCATTAGCTCCGGTAAAGGCACCTTTTACGTGGCCAAAAAGTTCTGACTCTAACAGAGGCTCCGGAAGAGCCCCACAATTTACTTTGATGAAAGGATGGTTTGCCCTCGGAGAAAGTTTATGTATTACCTCTGCTAACAAATCTTTTCCTGTGCCTGTTTCTCCCTCTATCAAGAGAGTGGCGTTAGAGTTCGCAAAAATAGGTAACATTTCTTTTATTTTTAAAATAGCCGGGCTGTTGCCTAAAATGAAATCCATTCCAAATTGAGGCAAGAAAAGAGATTTGTCCTTTAAAAGTGAAAGATCTTCAAGCACCAACATGAACCATCTATTTTTTCCTTGAGAAAGGCTCGTTACAGTAATCTTTACCGGTATTTTGCGTCGGTGAACGTTTATTATGTCTCCTTCTATCGAAAATTTTTCTTCTTTTCTTAACCTAGCTATTAATTCTTTAAAAACGTTGGTTTTTATTATTTGATTTATATCTAACCCTTTAACTTCCTCAGACTTGTATCCGGTTAAAGCTTCTAAAAATGAATTTATAAATACCACCCGAAAGTTTTCGTCTAAAAAAGCAGTTCCATAAGGGATTGCTTCTAAAATATCTTTAATTTTTATAAAAGATTCATTATACTTGGCCTTCATGGTTAACCAAATTTTATGTGAATAGATGAACCAAAAAGTATATTTTCCATCTAAAAATTTAATTTTAAAAACTTCTTTAGAAAAATCAACCTGTGGTTTGAAAAAAGAGTTGCTTGACTTAGCTAAAAAAACAGATTAATTTAATTCTAAACTTGAATACTAAAAAAGACCGACATTATGTTTTCTAAAACAATCGTAAGTAAAATAATAGCTCTAATAGAAAAATATCATCCATTTACTTTTAATCTGAAATACTTTCAAATAACCATTAGTTTTGTGATGCTTTTTCTTCTTACCATAGCGTTAATGTTTGGATGGTTTTCTACCAGGAAGATTAGAGAGATTGTGATAGAGGATTTTAACCAGCAGCAACTCATGCTTGCCAAGCATGCTGCGAGTCAAATAGAGAATTCTATAGAACTATTAGAAAGAGAACTCACCCTTTTTAGTCTTTCCCCTGCGATTCAGTATTCTGAAAAACCTGCTTTATTGAACAGAATGAACATAACTTTTTTAAGTGTAAAGTATGAGGGGGTTAAAGAGATAAAGTTTATCGAGGCTAAGACTGGTAAAATTTATAAAGTTATGGAGAACCCAAACTATGTTATAGAAAAATGTGATAGCGAAGACAAAAAATTTTTAAAATGGGCAGCCCTTCCTTCAAATAAAGGAGAAATATTATTTAGTGAAATAGTAAGATGTCCCAATACTCCCGAAGAAAACCCTCCAAAGCTTATCATGAAAATGGTAACACCGGTATGGCAGGTATCGATAGATGAATCTCACCCTGTGGCAACCAATTTGTTCTCAGGGGCTTTGGTTTTTACTGTAGACGTGACTTATTTGGTAGGTAAGGTTGCCTTTAACATAAGATCAGGAAAAACAGGATATGCATGGGTAATCTCTAACAAAGGCATTTTTCTTTATCATGAAGAAAAGTCTTTTATAGGTCAAAATGCCTTTGAGGCCCGAAAAGGCAAAAAACCAACCATAGCTTTTACAAGAATTAACGAAATCCAGAGAGAAAAAATGCTTAAAGGGGAAGAAGGAAAAAGCTGGTATATTTCAGGGTGGCATAGAGGGGTTGAAGGGGAAATAAAGAAGCTTATTGCGTACGCTCCGATAAGATTAAAAGAAAAACCGGAACCTTTAATCTGGTCTATCGCGGTGGTGGCTCCTATAAGTGAAGTAGAAGGAGCTATAAAAACCATTCATTTTCAACAACTGATTCTACAAGGAATAGTTATCGTTATCATCTTATCGGTGGGGCTTTTTATAAATTTTATTCTTGTTACCTGGTCAAACATTCTTGAAAAAGAGGTGGCTAAAAAAACCGCTGAGTTAAGAAAATCAGAAGAAAGATATAGGTCTTTGATAGAAAACGCAGAGGATATAATATTTACCGCAAATTTAAAAGGAGAAATCTTATCGATAAATACCTTTGGCAAAAATTTTTTAAACCGTCCTGAATTAGAGATAATTGGGAAAAGTATAGTAGAGGTTTTTGTCCCAGACGGAGAAATCTTGATGGCGAGTATTAAAAAAATATTTGAAACAGGAGAAAGCCAACAGGTTATTCATAAAATAGTGGTAGATGATAAAGATTTCTGGTTTAACACCAACTTGAGAGGTTTAAAAGACGAAAAAGGTAATATATATTCTGTGTTAGGTATTTCACGAAACATTACCGAACGCCGAAAGCTGGAAGAGCAAAGTTATTATACAGAAAAGTTGGCAGCCTTAGGGACTCTGGCTGCAGGTGTAGCTCATGAAATCAACAATCCTATTGCCATAATTCTCGGATTTACAGATATTTTACTTGAAAAAGTACCGCAGGGATCTCAAGAATACGAAATTTTAAAAATTATAGAAAAACACGCAACAGATACTAAAAGAATCGTAGAAAACTTGTTAGGTTTTGTTAGACATAAAGAACATCAAGAACAACTGGTTAATATTAATGAATGTGTAGACACAGTGCTTGAGATTATGAAAAACATGTTTGTTATAAATAACATTGAGGTTAGAAAATTTTTACAGGAAAATATATCGTTTGTAAAGGTAGATCCTGGTGAAATACAGCAGGTTTTGTTTAACATCATCAATAATGCTATATATGTGATGAAAGGTGGGGGAATACTTACAGTTTCTACTAAAGATGACGGAGAGTGGGTTGAAATTAGCATCTCTGATACTGGTTGTGGGATTCCTAAAGAATATAGGCATAGGATTTTTGACCCCTTTTTTACCACAAAAGAAGTGGGAAAGGGGACTGGACTTGGGTTATGGGTGTCGTATAATATAGTGAAAAAATATAATGGAATAATTACCTTTGTAACAAAAACAAAAGAAGAGTCTGAACAAACGGGCACAACTTTTATAGTAAAGTTACCGGTGGCAAAAGATCAAACAAGGGGGACAAAGAATGCCTGAGAAGATTTTAATCGTTGATGATGAACCAGATATGCTTAAGCTTTTATCCATGATTTTAAAAGAAAAAACACCTTATGAAATTACTGTAACCAACAATCCAGTGGAAGCGGTTGAACTGGTAAGAACAGGGGAGTTTGACGTTGTCATCACCGACCTTAAAATGCCAGGACTTGATGGTCTACAACTTCTTGAAGAAGTAAAAAAGAAAGATGAAGATATTCCGGTAATCATAATCACCGCATATGGAACGATCGATGCTGCTACAGAAGCACTTAAAATAGGGGCATTTGATTTTATAACAAAACCGTTTAAAAAAGAGCAAATCTTGTTTACCATTGAGAAAGCCTTAAAATGGCAAAAAGTCCAAAGAGAAAATAAGATGCTAAAAGAAAAACTAAAATCCCAAACCTAATCTATTAGTTCTTTTATATATTTTGTTCTAAACTCCTCCAAGTACATCTGGGTTATGGCATCGTTAAAAAGTACCATATCAAGTTGTTTAGTAAAAGCAGTTAATTTGCCTAAGATTTCAAGAGTTTTTTCAATTGTAGGACTATCATATTTAAACAACACGGCATCTATTACATCTTCTTTTACATTTACCCTAAATCTCAAATCTTTTAGGATTTCGGTTATCAATTTTACCCTTCGCAACCTTCTATCAAGGGCCGCTCCTCCTCCTTTAAAGAAAAATTTCACATAGTTATCGTTTATGTTTTCACTAACATAGGCCTCGATCATGGAAAAATGGTATCCAAGCCGAATACTAAAATTCATGTAGTTTTGGGTTACCACACAAAAACTTTTTTTCCCGGTTTCTTGAAGCTCCTCTTCTGGGATGGTTGCTGTATGAGCTATCATCCCAAGAAAGCCCTTAGCATCCACAGGAGGAGGTTCAGGCCATTTCATAGATCGCATTCCCTTAAGAATAGCCTTGAAGGGAATAGAAAGAATATCTTCTGGTGTAGCTTTTTTAATTCCTTCTTTTAATCCTTCTCCTATATCAAGTACTAAAATTCCTACCGGTATATCTGCTAAAAGAGGAACAGCATGTATGTCGCTGTCTTGATATCTATCCCAAAGGGTAAACATTTCATGCATAACCATTTCATGACAGAACCTGGTTATATCATGGAGGGTTTTACAGTTTTCGGCTTTAAAATCTTCGCTCGTAGGGTCGACTAAATAGAGCGGGACAATCAGTTTAAGAACTCTCTCAAGGGTTTTAAATGTTAAAGTTTCTTGAAAAGGATCTTTTTTAGTTTTACCATAAGCCTCAATAAGTTCTTGAACTTTCCCTTCGTAAATTACACCATTTATAGCATCTACTGTGTTTTCTTGGCCGTGTTTAATTACCTTTGTGGCTATTTCTGTGTTTAATAGCGTAGGAACTTTGTATTCCCTTGAAAGAGAGGCCATATGTCCAGTAGGACTTCCAACATCGGTTACTATAGCAGCAGCTTTATTCATAACCACTACATACTTAGGATTTGTGTGTTTTGCAACCAGGATATATCCTTCAGGAAATTGGTTTAATTCCTCTTCTGAATTCAAAACAAAGGCTTTTCCATATCCAACACCTTTACAAGCAATCAATCCTTTTTCAACAAGAACTTTGGCCCCTTTTATTCTGGTAGGTAGGTATACTTTGGT
Above is a genomic segment from Thermodesulfobacterium commune DSM 2178 containing:
- a CDS encoding sensor histidine kinase; this translates as MFSKTIVSKIIALIEKYHPFTFNLKYFQITISFVMLFLLTIALMFGWFSTRKIREIVIEDFNQQQLMLAKHAASQIENSIELLERELTLFSLSPAIQYSEKPALLNRMNITFLSVKYEGVKEIKFIEAKTGKIYKVMENPNYVIEKCDSEDKKFLKWAALPSNKGEILFSEIVRCPNTPEENPPKLIMKMVTPVWQVSIDESHPVATNLFSGALVFTVDVTYLVGKVAFNIRSGKTGYAWVISNKGIFLYHEEKSFIGQNAFEARKGKKPTIAFTRINEIQREKMLKGEEGKSWYISGWHRGVEGEIKKLIAYAPIRLKEKPEPLIWSIAVVAPISEVEGAIKTIHFQQLILQGIVIVIILSVGLFINFILVTWSNILEKEVAKKTAELRKSEERYRSLIENAEDIIFTANLKGEILSINTFGKNFLNRPELEIIGKSIVEVFVPDGEILMASIKKIFETGESQQVIHKIVVDDKDFWFNTNLRGLKDEKGNIYSVLGISRNITERRKLEEQSYYTEKLAALGTLAAGVAHEINNPIAIILGFTDILLEKVPQGSQEYEILKIIEKHATDTKRIVENLLGFVRHKEHQEQLVNINECVDTVLEIMKNMFVINNIEVRKFLQENISFVKVDPGEIQQVLFNIINNAIYVMKGGGILTVSTKDDGEWVEISISDTGCGIPKEYRHRIFDPFFTTKEVGKGTGLGLWVSYNIVKKYNGIITFVTKTKEESEQTGTTFIVKLPVAKDQTRGTKNA
- a CDS encoding NifB/NifX family molybdenum-iron cluster-binding protein: MKILITLEKDHVAPRFDLTREVLIAENKGEKVRTVILPRSSPEELCSFILAENVDLVVCGGIEETYYQYLLWKKIRVIDRVIGPAKEVLKRVIENNLKEGEIVK
- a CDS encoding sigma-54-dependent transcriptional regulator: MPEKILIVDDEPDMLKLLSMILKEKTPYEITVTNNPVEAVELVRTGEFDVVITDLKMPGLDGLQLLEEVKKKDEDIPVIIITAYGTIDAATEALKIGAFDFITKPFKKEQILFTIEKALKWQKVQRENKMLKEKLKSQT
- a CDS encoding alginate export family protein, giving the protein MRKALFSFLFLWFLLLTPGFGLGLDHEFGGSVRLRYELWDNIVSMGYQNLTKNTNKDRNFFRLRIQAWDKITFNNSTSLYVRLATEPKYHMGPNYLILKDNQERRHFDQDEIFVDNLYIDLKKPFGLPVNFRIGRQDFLGKDMYGEGFLISEGTPNDGSRSFYFNALKATLLFSPKHTVDLVFVSNPQRDVYLPVIHPSYDDGKNINYIEHKKRLTASNERGFWVYGRHTLSEALKVEPYYIYKKEEKSQVISTSSYIHTVGFRAVYKIGSYTLRGEIAKQWGEYHNDTDRSGLGGYVFLTRKFEKCPVKPEVEIGYVYLSGDDPKTKKNEGFNPLFSRAPLWNELLFYTYIYETSSKGGPIPGYWTNLKAPMITVKLQPFTNTEFKISYQKLLADEKATSTPKDMFGNGKNRGDLLALLLSHKFNKNLSGFLQYEVLNPGDFYYDHSLTANFFRVQLLYQF
- a CDS encoding molybdopterin molybdotransferase MoeA → MLDKQYLSLKEALNLLLDKVPFKNLSIEEIPIEEAYFRVSAEDIFSPEDLPGFRRSTVDGFAVRAQDTFGAKDTMPAYLMVKGEVLMGEAPSFELNPGEAAYIPTGGMLPKGADAVVMVEHVNVVSSDLIEVLKPVGPLENVILEDEDIKKGELVIPAGTKLKPHHIGGLAGLGFTKIKVVSKPKVGIILTGDEIIPHHEKVSPGKVRDINSFTLAGMIIEEGGIPVKFGIVQDDYQAIKEVVTEAHRQTDIVLITGGTSAGTKDVTAKIIEELGPPGVLFHGVSIKPGKPVIAGICNHKPVFGLPGHPVAVYICFFLFVRPVMQRLMGLSSKNYTPFVKAKMAKSIQSQAGRTDFIRVYLEEKNGELYAVPLLSKSGLIMSLVKADGLLIIPDDLLGVEKDEEVEICLC
- a CDS encoding sigma-54 interaction domain-containing protein; the encoded protein is MKAKYNESFIKIKDILEAIPYGTAFLDENFRVVFINSFLEALTGYKSEEVKGLDINQIIKTNVFKELIARLRKEEKFSIEGDIINVHRRKIPVKITVTSLSQGKNRWFMLVLEDLSLLKDKSLFLPQFGMDFILGNSPAILKIKEMLPIFANSNATLLIEGETGTGKDLLAEVIHKLSPRANHPFIKVNCGALPEPLLESELFGHVKGAFTGANADKPGMIKLANGGTLFLTEIGDLPFTLQVKLLTFLDDKEFYPLGSSQKVKVDVRVIVATNKNLRQMVKEGKFREDLFYRLNVLKVQLPPLRERGDDILILADYFLKEFSEKAHKKIKGFSEQVLKVLRSYKYPGNIRELKNIVEYAVHVCSDELITEKHLPEYLFTAIKEEEEDQQQTLAKDWSAIRTQKIESFTWAEIEKKRIIDALTSCRGKKTEAAKMLGWARSTLWRKLKKYGLA